From the Chryseobacterium sp. G0201 genome, the window TATAATGGGTTTCCGGTATACAGTTCTGTTGGAACAGTATTAATTAAAGACAATAAAGTAGTGTACTACACAGATAATTTTGTGAAGAATTACTTTGTTTCTACACCTAATACTGCTGTAATAAGTGAAACTACAGCACTTCAGAAAATTGCTGAAGATCTTCAAAATCAAGAAATTAATAACTTAACTATTCTGAATCACTCTGAAAAGAGTACAAACAAGGCTGCATTGGCGATCCAAAGATTGGTTTATGCTAACGACGGAAACGAAAATCTACGTTTAGCATATGAATACAGTTTTACTGAGCCTAAATCTGTAAATTATTGGAATATTTTAGTAGATGCAAATAATGGTAAAATTATTGAAAAAAATAATTTAACATTATCGTGTAATTTTACACATGATCCTTATTCTTCAGATTTTACACATGATCATTTTGCGGATAATACACATCAGTTAATCGGTGCAGAAAATAAAGTTCAACAGAATTTTCCTTTCTTTCTTCCGGATAATGCTTCCTATAATGTGTTTCCTTTGCCTATTGAGTCTGCCTCTTTTGGATCTAGATCAGTTATTTCAAATCCTTGGATACTTAATGCATCCCCAGAAGGATGGCATTCGAATGGTACAACTCATTATACAGTAACTAGAGGAAATAATGTTTTTGCTTATGAAGACGTTGCGGGAACAGCTTTAACGATACCTCCAGATTATTTGCCAGGAACACCAGCAGATGGAGGGGCAACAAGGAATTTCAATTTTCCTTTTAATATTGATGGACTACCTGCACCTAATAGAAATGCTGCTATTACAAATTTGTTTTATTTAAATAATAGAATTCATGATGTTTTTTATCAATTCGGATTTACAGAATCAGCGAGGAATTTTCAAGATAATAACTTTGGAAAAGGAGGTGTAGACGATGACTACGTGTACGCCGAAGCACAAGATGGAAGTGGTTTGAATAATGCCAATTTTGGAACCCCACAGGATGGTTTTAATCCTAGAATGCAGATGTACTTATGGTTAGGGTCGAATCGTAAACTATTTTATAATGCACCATCTGATGCGGTAGCAAGAGTTGTTAATGCTGGTGTTGCACAATTTGGACCTGCTTTAAGTGCTGCCGGAATAACCGGTGATGTAAAGCTTGCAAGTAATATAGACGGGTGTACTGCCTTGCCTGCAGGTGAAATGACAGGTAAGATTGGACTTATTGAGAGAGGAGGAGGCACTAACTGCGGTTTTGCTGTAAAAGTAAAAAATGCACAAAATGCAGGGGCTATTGGTACAATCATTTATAATAATACAGCAAATGGTTCTACTATTGGAAACATGGGAGGTACAGATGCTACGATCACAATCCCATCTATATTAATTACAAACATTGAAGGAGAATTTATTAAAACAAAACTATCTGCAAATAATGTTGTGAATGTTGATCTAAGAGTAGATGCAAAATATGATGGAAGTTTTGATAACGGTATTGTAACTCACGAATATGGTCATGGAATTTCTAACAGATTAACAGGAGATGGTTACAGTTGTTTAAATGCTTTACCAAATCAAACAAACACTACCTATTCTAAAGAACAAATGGGTGAAGGTTGGTCCGATTTTTTTGCTTTAATGTTAACAAATAAAGCGGGAGATAATGCATCAGTTCCAAGAGGTATGGGGACTTATGTAATAGGACAGGGAAATACAGGAGATGGTATAAGACCTGCTAAATATTCTCCTAATTTTACAATAAACGGTTTCACTTATGGTGATACTAACGGAATGGAATACAATAACGGAAGTGCTATTGTTCCGGATGTACATTCTATTGGTTTCGTTTGGGCAACAATGCTTTGGGATCTACACTGGAAGTATGTTGAGAAATATGGTTACTCTTCTGATGTAACTGCTAATACTACGAATGGTAGTTCAAAGGTTTTACAGTTAATTACTGATGCATTAAAACTTCAAGCTTGTGATCCTTCGTTTATTGAGGGAAGAAATGCAATCTTAGCTGCTGAATTAGCTACAACAGCTGGGGTAGACAAGTGTATGATTTGGAATGTTTTTGCAAAAAGAGGTTTAGGAGTGAATGCTTCTGCAGGAGCTAAAATGGATATCAATGATCAGGTAGAAGATTTTACGGTACCTGCTGAATGTAATGTGCTAGCAACGAACGAAGTGAAAGCTGTTAAAAATACAATTTCTATCTATCCGAATCCTGCTAAAAATGAATTCTTCATCAACTTCCCAAGCAATACTCTTGGTAAAGTAAGTGTTGAAATTTATGATATGTCCGGAAAATTAGTTTCTTCAGAAGATAAAATTTCTCCGGATGCTAAAAAAGCAATTTCTACAGATAAATTGGTAAACGGAACTTATATGGTGAAGATTAAAGGCCTTGGTTTTGATGCTTCTTCTAAAGTTATTGTTAAAAAATAATATCTAAAAGACTAAATTATATATCGCCTCAAGCTTGCTTGAGGCGATTTTATTTATCTATGATACTAATCACCTTCTGACAAATTTGATTATTATATCGTAACTTTGCCGGCTGTTTAAAAAAGATTATGAAGAAGAAAAATATACTAAAAGGAGTTTTATTTGTCGGGATTGGAGCCAGTATATATGGTATGTTAGCAACATTTGTTAAAATGGCTTATCATGACGGATATACAACTTCGGAAGTTACAACGTCGCAGTTTGTATTGGGATTGGTGGGATTGTTGATTTTGAATTGTATCCAAACAATAACATCCAAACAAAAACTACCAACACCAAGTGGGAAAGAAATAAAAATGCTGATGTTGGCTGGTACTTCTTTAGGTTGTACAAGTTTGTTTTACTATATCGCGGTTCAGTACATCGCGGTTTCTATTGCGATTGTATTGTTGATGCAGTCTGTTTGGTTCAGTGTCGTGGTCGAAAGTTTTTTAACTAAAAAATTACCAAACGCTAGGAAAATAGTATCAGTTATTATCGTTTTATTAGGAACTGTTTTAGCTACAAACCTTATCAATATGGAAATTGAGCTAGACTGGCATGGTATCTTCTGGGGATTATTGGCAGCAGCTTCTTATACGCTGACAATGTTTACATCTAATACCTTGGCTACCCATTTACCTGTTTTAAGGAAAAGTATTGTTATGCTTACGGGTGGTTCCATTGTAATATTTGCATTCTTATTTTTTGCTCAGATCGGACCCATGTATTCTGATGGTTTAAAATCTTTTTATTTAAATTTCACAGAAAATACACAACATATCCATTCTTTTAATTATTCAATTTTATGGACGTATGGTTTTGTATTGGCACTTTTTGGAACCGTTATTCCGCCGATTTTATTCAATATAGGTTTCCCAAATGCGGGATTAGGTTTGGGAAGCATTGTTTCGTCATTGGAACTTCCGGTTTCAGTAACAATGGCTTTTGTTTTGTTGGGCGAAAAAGTAGAATTGATTCAATGGCTGGGAATTATATTGATTCTTTTTGCTATCGTTTTAATGAATCTGCCTTCCAAAAAAGAACTAAAGGTTGTAGAAGTATCATAAAAAGTTATAATTAAACTAAAAATAATAAGTATAAACCGTTTCTTTTGAAGCGGTTTTTTTACTTTTATACTTAAATAAGATTTCATGAAATATTTTAAAAATGCTGTTGCTGTTATAATGCTATCGATTGCGCCAACTTTACTTTTTTCTCAGGTAAAACCATTGGATGCAGATCTTACGAATTACCAATATCCTTATGAAGTTCATTTTCTTGATTTAAAATCACAAAATAATGATTTGAAAATGGCTTACATGGATGTAAAGCCAAAAACTTCAAACGGAAAAACAATAATGCTTCTTCACGGTAAAAATTTCAACGGAGCGTATTGGGATAAAACGGCAAAGGATCTTTCAGATAAAGGTTTCAGGGTAATTATCCCCGACCAGATCGGATTTGGAAAGTCTTCGAAACCTCAAAGTTATCAGTTCTCATTTTCTCAATTGGCAGAAAATACAAAAGCGATTTTGGATGAATTAAAGATTGATAAAACTATAGTTTTAGGTCATTCAATGGGCGGGATGGTTGCTACAAGATTTACATTGCTATATCCTGAAAAAGTTCAGAAATTAATTCTCGAAAACCCGATTGGGCTTGAAGATTATAAAACTTTTGCAGGTTACCAGACGATAGATCAGGCGTATCAGTCAGAGTTAAAAAATACGGCAGAAACGTATAAAAACTATCAGTTAAAATTCTACTATGATAATAAATGGAAAACAGAATATCAACCGTGGCTTGATTTAATCGCAGGCTGGACTTTACATTCCGATTATCCAAAAGTAGCTTGGGATGCAGCTTTGACATCAGATATGATTTATAATCAGCCCGTTTGCTATGAGTTTAAAAATATTAAAACGCCTACTTTATTAATTAT encodes:
- a CDS encoding alpha/beta fold hydrolase: MKYFKNAVAVIMLSIAPTLLFSQVKPLDADLTNYQYPYEVHFLDLKSQNNDLKMAYMDVKPKTSNGKTIMLLHGKNFNGAYWDKTAKDLSDKGFRVIIPDQIGFGKSSKPQSYQFSFSQLAENTKAILDELKIDKTIVLGHSMGGMVATRFTLLYPEKVQKLILENPIGLEDYKTFAGYQTIDQAYQSELKNTAETYKNYQLKFYYDNKWKTEYQPWLDLIAGWTLHSDYPKVAWDAALTSDMIYNQPVCYEFKNIKTPTLLIIGTRDRTAIGKDRAPKELQPKMGQYQELGKKTQQQIAGSKLVEIENVGHLPHIEVYDKFWNALYDFIK
- a CDS encoding T9SS-dependent M36 family metallopeptidase, yielding MKKITLPLLFAAFAVLPSTLFGQDNEKLIKDYISQNKIREYKKSDLTNFIIDNVDNSKSLNGNVVKFQQTYNGFPVYSSVGTVLIKDNKVVYYTDNFVKNYFVSTPNTAVISETTALQKIAEDLQNQEINNLTILNHSEKSTNKAALAIQRLVYANDGNENLRLAYEYSFTEPKSVNYWNILVDANNGKIIEKNNLTLSCNFTHDPYSSDFTHDHFADNTHQLIGAENKVQQNFPFFLPDNASYNVFPLPIESASFGSRSVISNPWILNASPEGWHSNGTTHYTVTRGNNVFAYEDVAGTALTIPPDYLPGTPADGGATRNFNFPFNIDGLPAPNRNAAITNLFYLNNRIHDVFYQFGFTESARNFQDNNFGKGGVDDDYVYAEAQDGSGLNNANFGTPQDGFNPRMQMYLWLGSNRKLFYNAPSDAVARVVNAGVAQFGPALSAAGITGDVKLASNIDGCTALPAGEMTGKIGLIERGGGTNCGFAVKVKNAQNAGAIGTIIYNNTANGSTIGNMGGTDATITIPSILITNIEGEFIKTKLSANNVVNVDLRVDAKYDGSFDNGIVTHEYGHGISNRLTGDGYSCLNALPNQTNTTYSKEQMGEGWSDFFALMLTNKAGDNASVPRGMGTYVIGQGNTGDGIRPAKYSPNFTINGFTYGDTNGMEYNNGSAIVPDVHSIGFVWATMLWDLHWKYVEKYGYSSDVTANTTNGSSKVLQLITDALKLQACDPSFIEGRNAILAAELATTAGVDKCMIWNVFAKRGLGVNASAGAKMDINDQVEDFTVPAECNVLATNEVKAVKNTISIYPNPAKNEFFINFPSNTLGKVSVEIYDMSGKLVSSEDKISPDAKKAISTDKLVNGTYMVKIKGLGFDASSKVIVKK
- a CDS encoding EamA family transporter; protein product: MKKKNILKGVLFVGIGASIYGMLATFVKMAYHDGYTTSEVTTSQFVLGLVGLLILNCIQTITSKQKLPTPSGKEIKMLMLAGTSLGCTSLFYYIAVQYIAVSIAIVLLMQSVWFSVVVESFLTKKLPNARKIVSVIIVLLGTVLATNLINMEIELDWHGIFWGLLAAASYTLTMFTSNTLATHLPVLRKSIVMLTGGSIVIFAFLFFAQIGPMYSDGLKSFYLNFTENTQHIHSFNYSILWTYGFVLALFGTVIPPILFNIGFPNAGLGLGSIVSSLELPVSVTMAFVLLGEKVELIQWLGIILILFAIVLMNLPSKKELKVVEVS